A single genomic interval of Ramlibacter sp. harbors:
- a CDS encoding DUF2071 domain-containing protein has product MPSGIDVLCKLQHFAIVTYAVDPARFNGLMPDRFSLDTVEIEGRRKALISVVPFIDIDFTSAKYPFPKFRMGQTNYRIYIQDRESGERCVWFLGTTLDSWTVAVPRYLWNLPWHPGKVTFDCEQASPTGAYTRYRMSTRASWAPAELELSQGVDNNLDLPGFPDVETGLVYLTHPLAGFYHRRDGRLGAYRVWHTKLEVAGARLIRADFGLLSRLNLVHKDEQQSPHSVLVEPMNEFTIYLPPKVLS; this is encoded by the coding sequence GTGCCTTCAGGCATCGACGTGCTGTGCAAGCTTCAGCACTTCGCGATCGTCACATACGCTGTAGACCCAGCTCGCTTCAACGGCCTCATGCCTGATCGCTTCTCCCTCGATACTGTCGAGATCGAGGGGCGTCGCAAGGCACTGATCTCAGTCGTCCCTTTCATTGACATCGACTTCACCTCAGCGAAGTACCCATTTCCCAAATTCAGAATGGGTCAGACGAACTACCGGATCTACATACAGGATCGAGAAAGCGGAGAACGCTGCGTCTGGTTCCTCGGGACAACACTTGACTCGTGGACGGTCGCTGTACCCCGCTACCTCTGGAACCTGCCATGGCATCCGGGCAAGGTGACCTTCGACTGCGAGCAGGCCTCACCTACAGGCGCCTACACCAGATATCGAATGAGTACGCGTGCCTCATGGGCGCCGGCCGAACTGGAGTTGAGCCAGGGCGTGGATAACAACCTCGATCTTCCAGGCTTCCCGGACGTCGAAACTGGACTGGTCTATCTTACCCATCCCCTTGCCGGCTTCTACCATCGCCGCGACGGCCGGCTTGGAGCCTACCGCGTTTGGCACACCAAACTTGAGGTCGCGGGCGCTCGGTTGATTCGAGCAGACTTTGGATTGCTGAGCCGCTTGAATCTGGTACACAAGGACGAGCAGCAGTCACCTCACAGTGTTCTCGTCGAGCCGATGAATGAGTTCACCATCTACCTTCCACCGAAGGTGCTGAGTTGA